In the genome of Pseudanabaena mucicola str. Chao 1806, the window CCTATGCGATCGCTAAGCAATTTATTGTTTTAGAAGAAGGTAATCCAGGCTTAGATCGTGATGGAGGAATGAATAACCCTGACCTCGGTTTAATCGAAGTGAAATTTGTCCCAATTAAACGCCGTGCAGCGATCGCGCAGGAGCAATTACCCAGAGTTCAAGAACCTAACTCTTCAGCGCCATCTGCATCTAAAGATGATATGGCGAGATCGAGTGTTAGTGCAAATCGTGGTATTCCTGTGGGAACAGGATTAAGTGGAAGTTCTTCTCAAGACTTTATTGTTACTAATGAATGGGTAGAAGCTCCAGAAATTGCTCCTACTTATACTAAAAAATATCGCCTAATTGGATTTCGGGGATCAGATCCAGTCACGCTACACAATATGAATCAATCGAAGCCACCAGAAATTACCGATCCAGCTCCACCCAGACTATAGAGTCTAAAAGAACATCTGTTTGAGAATTAAGCTTGCAAACCCTCTCTCAAATTTACAGCTTATTGAGTTTTTGAGTAGTACAGAAATATTTTTGAAAGTGGCACTTCGCGACATTTCCGAAAATATTTCTGGGGTTTGAGTAAGCGCAAAGCGCTGTAAAAGATGAAAAGATGAGTGATGGGACAAAGTAACACCACTCATCTTTTTGAATGATCGATCGCCAGCAATGTGTGTAATAGAACATTTGCCCCTTGAGCGCATTGTTCAGGCGAAGTATATTCATCTTGAGAATGACTGATCCCCGCACGACTGGGGACAAAAATCATCCCCATATCCGTAATGCGTCCAATCTCTTGCGCGTCATGCCCCGCACGACTGGGGAGATAATCATAACTGAGTTCAAGTTCTTGACAAACATTGGTGATCGCTTCCATCAATTCGGGCTTAGATAAAGTTGGTAAAACATGGAGTTTCTGTGTGATCGTAATTTCTGTCCCCGTCTGTTTAGAGATTTCTTGACTTTCTTTTTCAATTTGATCGATGAGAAACTGTAAATTCGCTTCTGATAAGTCACGCAAATCAATACTCAAATCAACCAGAGCAGGTACAACATTAGTCGCATTAGGCGAAACTGTCAGATGTCCCACCGTTGCCACTTGCTCACCATGATGGGAACTTCCTAAACGATTGATCGCTAGAACTAATTGTGAAGCAGCAACAAGGGCATCCTTTCGCATATGCATTGGTGTTGTACCCGCATGGTTAGGGCGACCGATGATCTGCACCATAAAGCGATATTGTCCGACAATGCCTGTGACTACGCCGATTTGTTTATTGAGATCTTCCAATACACCTCCCTGTTCTACATGCAATTCCAGAAAAGCAGTGATTTCAGTGTGATCTCGTTTGGCAGTAGCTAGAGCTTCCCAATTACCACCAACTCTAGCTAAACATGACTGAATCGATGTTCCATCTTTGCGACAATAGATTGCAGGGTTGAGAGAGGCATTCCCAGCGATCGCTTTGCAACCAATTACGCTATTTTCTTCATCGGAGAAAACAATGACTTCAAAAGGGTGACGCAATCGGAATTGATTTTCTTGAAATACTCGCGCTACTTCAAGCCCTGCGAGGACACCTAGACAACCATCGTAGCGACCACCTACGGGGACAGTATCAATATGTGAACCCGTTGCTAATGCGGCTAAACCTGAATCCGTGCCTGCATACGTGCCAATGATATTTCCTGCGGCATCTATTCTCACAGACATTCCTGCCTCTTGCATCCAAGTTTTGATCAGCGATCGCGCCTGGATGTCCTCATCAGAAAACGCAAGCCGACATACCCCTCCATTTGGGAGTTTCCCAATTTCGGCAAGTTCGGCAAGATGGCGATTAAGGCGATCACTATTTATTGATAGTCTTGGAGGTGCTACGATCATGGCTCAGATTTTTATTTTGGACAATTTTGATTACATCACGACCTAATGTGGCTAAACATAACTTACAAGTATTGTACCCAAATACGCTTGAAGATTATGTATACGGTATACATAATATGTCCTAATGTAGTACTTACTTTACAAAAAAAGTTAAGAATAAGCGGATGAAACACTATTCATTCTTACCATCTTAAATCCTTGCTATATAATATTCAGGATTTACACAAATCGAACGAGTTTATTAGGGTTGAGGTAGATGTGGATCTGACTTCGCCCGCACCACATCTACCCAATCCATAAGTCCTAATGTTTTGTCAGGAGTTCAGTAACTAATGTTTTCTTCCTCTGCTCCAATTCAGCGCCCACAGTCTCTGCGTGAGCAAACCTACCAAGTATTGAGAGCATCAATATTATCTGGAGAATTAGGAGCAGGTTCACGTTTAGTGGAGGCACAAATTGCGGAAAAGTTACAAGTTAGCCGAACTCCTATTCGTGAAGCATTACAACAGTTACAAAAAGAACAACTGATTGTTACTGATAAAAATGGTAATTTGCGTGTAATTAGTTTTTCTCCTGAGGATGCTCGACATTTGTACCGTTGTCGTCTAGCGCTAGAGCAGGAGTCAGTTTTAGAAGCTTGTCAATATGCTACGACGGAGCAATTAGCTAAACTTGAGTTAATTATCCATCAAGCAGAAAAAGCGATCACTCAAAAAAATAATCAATTGACAAGTTATCAACTCCTCCATATCGATTATCAATTTCATCGGGTGATCGCCGAATGTTCGGGAAATCCATGGCTAGCGTTGTTGCTCGATCAACTGTTCGATAAAATGGCGCTCTTGCGAATTCAAACAATCCAACAAAATCTCCAAGTTTTAGAAATTCGTACGGAACATCATCAAATATTTGCAGCGATCGCTCAGCGTAATTCTGAACAAGCCTTAACGGCAATTCGCAATCATCTTACCGCCAGCCAAAATCGTGTGATTCTCGAACTAGAACGATTCATCTTGAACTCCCCGTTACAGAAATGAAGCCAAATCTGTATTGAGCAACACAGAATATTTACAGTGGCTAAACTTAAATAGAAAAATTGTGTATACAGTATACAATGCTAGTTACTAGTCAGCCACTCTTCAAACGCTTTTGGTATCCAGTTATACCAATGTCTCTCTTGGCAAAAGACCAACCCAAAAGCTTTCAACTGCTTGGACAAAAGATTGTTTTGTGGTTAGGAACAGATGGGAAGCCGATTGCGGCAGTTGATCGCTGTTGTCATCGCTCAGCCAGACTCTCCCTTGGCAAAGTGACAAATGGATTGCTTGCTTGCGCTTATCATGGTTGGCAATATGATGGCACGGGTAGCTGTTTGTGCGTGCCCCAACTACCACTCGATGCACCAATCCCCAAAAACTATCGCATTGACACCTATGCCTGCGAAGAACGCTATGGTTATGTTTGGGTCTGTTTGGGAGAGCCAATCAACAAAATTCCTGAACTACCCGAAGCTAGTGATGCTGAGTTTCGTCTTATTCCTGAGTTTTACGAAGTATGGAACTGCGCTGGTTTGCGGGTGATGGAGAATGAAATGGATCTCGCCCATCCCACATTTGTCCATACGACTACTTTTGGTAGTACCAATCATCCCATTCCTGAAGAGCTAGAAATTACAGAAACTGACTATGGCTTGAGAGCAACAGCAGTCCTCGGTGTGGTCAATCCTGAATCTCAGAAAAAGAATTTGAAAATGGATAGCCATATCACCCATCGCAAGCTAGAGATGGATTGGTTTATGCCCTTTACTTGCAAATTACGAATTAACTATCCCAATGGTCTAGTACATATTGTCGTCAATACAGCGACTCCTATTGATGACAATTCCTCACAAATTGTACAATTTTGTATGCGAAATGATACTGAAGAACAAACTAAAACTACGGATGTGATCGCCTTTGATCGCCAAGTAACTCTTGAAGACAAAGCAGTTTTGGAATCAACGGATTATGACGTGCCTCTAGATACCAAGTTCGAGCAGCATATGATGACTGATCGCCCAGGACTAGTGATGCGACGTAAGCTTGCCGCTATGATTAGTAGTGTTATGTAATGATGAATTAGTCTTGATGCGATGTATCTATGCAATGTATCTTTCAACTACCGCGATAGGTACTATAAGCCCAAGGTGATACTAGTAAGGGAACGTGGTAGTTAGAATTAATATTGGCTATACCAAAGCGAATAGGCACTTTACTGAGAAAAGAAGGTTCAGATTGAATTGTTGCTAAACTAGCAAAATAGTCGCTGACATAAAACCAAAGTTCGTATATACCTATTTTGATCTCGTCACCATTGAGCAATAATTCATCGGTTCTACCATCTTGATTTGTGTAAAGAGTTTTGATTAAATTTTTTTGCTCATCCTCAGCGATCGCCCACAATTCAATCTGCACATTTTGGGCAGGACATCCATGTACTGTATCAAGAACATGAGTTGAAAGTTTTCCAGCCATAATTTTCGTGTAATGTTCATTGCTAAATGCTATCCCTTAACAATATTGCATCTTGCTTGCATACTGTATACGCTAGACTTATAAATATAATATAATGGTAGTAATCAAGTTAATCCTTTCCATCCTATGACATTACCGACAGGGACAAGACGAGTATTTATTTGTGGTTCAGCGCTGAGGGGACAACCTGATCATGGAAACCTGCAAGGAGCTAAGTTTATCCGTCCTGCAATTACTCAACCTCGCTACCGACTCCATGCGGCTGGAGAGGCTTGGCATCCTGCAATTTACGAAGTAGAAACGGGTGGGATTTCAATAGTTGGCGAAGTCTATGAAATGCAGAGTTCTGAGTTTGATTATCTTGCTAACAATGAACCGCCTCATATGTATCCAACGGATGTTTACCTAGAAGATGGTGAAGTTGCCACAGCCTTTTTCTATCCTCAAGAATTAATCGAAAAGTTTAATTGGGTTGATATATCTCACCTCGGCAGTTGGATCGCTTACAAAAATTCTCTTGCATAGCTACTTACAATTAATTTCCTGTAGATTTTCTGGCAATGTAATTATAAATTTTGTGCCGCTACCAATCTCACTTTTACAAATAATATTACCCTTAAGATTTTGAGTTATGAGGTTATAGATAATATGTAGCCCTAAGCCACTACCTCCAGAATTCCTCGCTGTTGTAAAAAAAGGATCAAAGATTTTAGGCAAGCTTTCCGCAGGAATACCTTTGCCGTCATCGGAGTACACAATTATTACTTTGCAATTTTGCTGCTTCACTTCAAATTGCAAATGTCCTACTTTTTCTAATCCATGATAAGCATGGGTCAGGGAATTCATTACTAAATTAGTGACAATCTGGGACAATGCACCAGGAAAGCTTTGGATCATAATGCCTGAATCACCTTGGACAAATACTTGGTGGGGAGTATATTTGATCTGTGGATCTAAGCTGATCAAAATCTTTTCAATATAGTCTTTTACAGAAAAGCTACGTTGTTCTAAACTAGATTGATCAACAGCAACCTGTTTAAAGTTTTGGATCAACTCTGCAGCTCTTTGCAAATTTGACAAGAGAATTTCACTACTGATTTTGGCTTTGTCTAAATACGCTTGTAAGCTTGATTTTTTTAGTTCGCCTCGACTGAAAGCCTCATCAAATTGCTGGGTCGCTTTCTCCAAAATCGAAGCTGCCAAGAGACTATTGCCAACAGGAGTATTTACTTCATGGGCGATTCCCGCCACCATGCTACCAAGGGAAGCATACTTCTCTGATTCGACTAGTTGCTTTTGTGTGGTTTTGAGTTCCTTTAAGGTATTAGCTAGTTCAGTATTTTTTTGATAAATAGCTAGTTCAGCTTGTTTGCGATCGCTAATATTGCGGATCATAAATAGGACTTCATTTGCGCCACTGACGACAATGCGGACTTCTTCGTCTTGGCACTTACTATCTGTGCAGATTCTTTGCTCATAGACTTGAATTTCTCCTGTACTTAATGCTTGCTGGATGTGAAACAAATGACGATCACAAATTTCGGGCATTAGGAATTGCGAGATATGCTTACCAATATTTTCAAAGTCAGGATAGATCAACTCAATATTGCGATTATAGTTAAGTTGTCCTAAATAAATGCCATCAGCGCTGACATTAAACATCAGATCAGGAATTGCGGAGATGATAGCCCGTCTACGGGTTTCTTGGACATTGAGGGCAATGTATCCTGTGATGACGGTCGATGAGCTAAATAATGCCATTAATGCAGGGACTATCGGAATCCACCATCCCCACAAAAAAGCCAAATAGCTGGTGATAAAAAGACTACCTCCTAAACTAGCGATCGTGAGGGTAGTCCAAGGAATACGGAATGCAAATTTTGATTGGGCTATGGGTCGATAATTGTAATGCTGCCAGCATAATAAACCACCAAATAGTGACCATAAGGCAATCCAGAGTGACTCTATTAGTTTTGACCAGACTTTA includes:
- a CDS encoding CHASE2 domain-containing protein, giving the protein MWSKLKKRIWKWKGFLVIIPVTTGILLGIRSIGLLQPLELATYDLFFQWRPTESIDDRIVIVGISESDIQNFGYPISDEPLTKLLNLIKQQQPRVIGLDIYRDLPVPKNYASAYQELIKVFASTPNLIGIRKVIANREGSSVAASPILEQRNQVAANDFIPDNDGKIRRILLSLKDQQGKTITSLSAALALQYLQKENIKLEVIDLKAQKYRLGKAIFVPMQENDGGYVRQQLGGYQILSNFRNFHDGFRSVSLTQILNGDIPQDIFRDRLVLIGVTAESNTDYFVTPYNSAVLGNSFPVTSGVTLHANITSQLIAQALDGRPVFKVWSKLIESLWIALWSLFGGLLCWQHYNYRPIAQSKFAFRIPWTTLTIASLGGSLFITSYLAFLWGWWIPIVPALMALFSSSTVITGYIALNVQETRRRAIISAIPDLMFNVSADGIYLGQLNYNRNIELIYPDFENIGKHISQFLMPEICDRHLFHIQQALSTGEIQVYEQRICTDSKCQDEEVRIVVSGANEVLFMIRNISDRKQAELAIYQKNTELANTLKELKTTQKQLVESEKYASLGSMVAGIAHEVNTPVGNSLLAASILEKATQQFDEAFSRGELKKSSLQAYLDKAKISSEILLSNLQRAAELIQNFKQVAVDQSSLEQRSFSVKDYIEKILISLDPQIKYTPHQVFVQGDSGIMIQSFPGALSQIVTNLVMNSLTHAYHGLEKVGHLQFEVKQQNCKVIIVYSDDGKGIPAESLPKIFDPFFTTARNSGGSGLGLHIIYNLITQNLKGNIICKSEIGSGTKFIITLPENLQEINCK
- a CDS encoding allophanate hydrolase-related protein, translated to MTLPTGTRRVFICGSALRGQPDHGNLQGAKFIRPAITQPRYRLHAAGEAWHPAIYEVETGGISIVGEVYEMQSSEFDYLANNEPPHMYPTDVYLEDGEVATAFFYPQELIEKFNWVDISHLGSWIAYKNSLA
- a CDS encoding Zn-dependent hydrolase, translating into MIVAPPRLSINSDRLNRHLAELAEIGKLPNGGVCRLAFSDEDIQARSLIKTWMQEAGMSVRIDAAGNIIGTYAGTDSGLAALATGSHIDTVPVGGRYDGCLGVLAGLEVARVFQENQFRLRHPFEVIVFSDEENSVIGCKAIAGNASLNPAIYCRKDGTSIQSCLARVGGNWEALATAKRDHTEITAFLELHVEQGGVLEDLNKQIGVVTGIVGQYRFMVQIIGRPNHAGTTPMHMRKDALVAASQLVLAINRLGSSHHGEQVATVGHLTVSPNATNVVPALVDLSIDLRDLSEANLQFLIDQIEKESQEISKQTGTEITITQKLHVLPTLSKPELMEAITNVCQELELSYDYLPSRAGHDAQEIGRITDMGMIFVPSRAGISHSQDEYTSPEQCAQGANVLLHTLLAIDHSKR
- the uraH gene encoding hydroxyisourate hydrolase translates to MAGKLSTHVLDTVHGCPAQNVQIELWAIAEDEQKNLIKTLYTNQDGRTDELLLNGDEIKIGIYELWFYVSDYFASLATIQSEPSFLSKVPIRFGIANINSNYHVPLLVSPWAYSTYRGS
- a CDS encoding GntR family transcriptional regulator, with amino-acid sequence MFSSSAPIQRPQSLREQTYQVLRASILSGELGAGSRLVEAQIAEKLQVSRTPIREALQQLQKEQLIVTDKNGNLRVISFSPEDARHLYRCRLALEQESVLEACQYATTEQLAKLELIIHQAEKAITQKNNQLTSYQLLHIDYQFHRVIAECSGNPWLALLLDQLFDKMALLRIQTIQQNLQVLEIRTEHHQIFAAIAQRNSEQALTAIRNHLTASQNRVILELERFILNSPLQK
- a CDS encoding aromatic ring-hydroxylating oxygenase subunit alpha, with amino-acid sequence MLVTSQPLFKRFWYPVIPMSLLAKDQPKSFQLLGQKIVLWLGTDGKPIAAVDRCCHRSARLSLGKVTNGLLACAYHGWQYDGTGSCLCVPQLPLDAPIPKNYRIDTYACEERYGYVWVCLGEPINKIPELPEASDAEFRLIPEFYEVWNCAGLRVMENEMDLAHPTFVHTTTFGSTNHPIPEELEITETDYGLRATAVLGVVNPESQKKNLKMDSHITHRKLEMDWFMPFTCKLRINYPNGLVHIVVNTATPIDDNSSQIVQFCMRNDTEEQTKTTDVIAFDRQVTLEDKAVLESTDYDVPLDTKFEQHMMTDRPGLVMRRKLAAMISSVM